A window of the Thalassospira indica genome harbors these coding sequences:
- a CDS encoding SDR family oxidoreductase, translating to MTKTALITGATSGFGAATARRFVKEGWKVIVTGRRAERLDALVDELGGASVAHALCFDIQDVDATRNAIDSLPADFAEIDLLVNNAGLALGTGPAQECNLSDWMTMIDTNTKGLVAITHILLDKLIERKGAIVNLASIASNWPYPGGNVYGATKAFVQQFSLGIRCDLAGTGVRVTSIEPGLCESEFTLVRTGGNKEAYDKLYSGADPIQPEDIAESIFWVANLPAHVNVNSLEVMPVSQSWSPFAIHRKQA from the coding sequence ATGACCAAAACAGCACTCATTACCGGCGCAACTTCTGGCTTTGGCGCGGCAACGGCCCGGCGTTTTGTCAAGGAAGGCTGGAAAGTCATCGTAACCGGCAGGCGTGCCGAACGGCTTGACGCCCTTGTCGATGAACTCGGTGGCGCATCGGTTGCCCATGCACTTTGCTTTGATATTCAGGATGTCGATGCGACACGGAACGCAATTGACAGCCTTCCGGCGGACTTCGCCGAGATCGATCTTCTGGTCAATAATGCCGGTTTGGCGCTTGGCACCGGTCCGGCACAGGAATGCAATCTGTCAGACTGGATGACAATGATTGATACCAACACCAAGGGGCTGGTCGCCATCACCCATATCCTGCTTGATAAGCTGATCGAACGAAAAGGGGCGATTGTTAACCTGGCTTCCATCGCGTCGAACTGGCCTTATCCGGGCGGGAACGTCTATGGCGCAACCAAGGCGTTCGTTCAGCAATTCTCGCTGGGTATTCGCTGTGACCTTGCTGGCACTGGCGTTCGTGTGACATCCATCGAACCGGGGCTTTGTGAAAGCGAATTCACGCTGGTGCGTACCGGTGGCAACAAGGAAGCCTACGACAAGCTTTACAGTGGTGCCGATCCGATCCAGCCCGAAGACATTGCCGAAAGCATCTTCTGGGTGGCGAACTTGCCAGCGCATGTGAATGTCAACTCGCTGGAAGTCATGCCGGTCAGCCAAAGCTGGTCGCCGTTTGCCATTCATCGCAAGCAAGCCTGA
- a CDS encoding aminotransferase class III-fold pyridoxal phosphate-dependent enzyme: MNVSVKPNMTNHWMPFTNNRLFHEEPQMFAKAEGVKYWTPEGREILDGSSGLFCCAAGHGRPEIADAVYKQLSTLDYSPHFQRAAPVSFEFAEKLAGILPDGLDRVFFAGSGSEAVDTAMKMCLAYHRATGNAQRTRFVSRAWGYHGVNLGGTSLAGMVNNRRDFSGITCDVVHMRHTWTEEQKFTRGQPETDADLANDLEEICKTYGGDTIAAVFVEPIAGSIGTIVPPKGYLEKLRAICDKYGILLVFDEVITGFGRTGSAFASQAFAVKPDLITMAKALTNGAIPMSAVATSAEIQSAVFEAAGDADRPEFFHGYTYSAHPVACAAGIAALDIYAKDKLFERANELSSHFLDGVFGLRNLPHVSDLRGYGMMSGIQLTPGDAPGAKGSWAQRALFDEGLHVKATGDAIIFAPAFVSTEQDIDDMVAILQKVLGAPM, translated from the coding sequence ATGAACGTGTCCGTCAAGCCGAACATGACCAACCATTGGATGCCTTTCACCAACAACCGTCTGTTTCATGAAGAACCGCAGATGTTTGCCAAGGCAGAAGGTGTGAAATACTGGACCCCGGAAGGCCGTGAAATTCTGGATGGTTCATCAGGTCTGTTTTGCTGTGCGGCCGGTCATGGACGCCCGGAAATCGCCGATGCGGTTTACAAGCAACTCAGCACGCTGGACTATTCACCGCATTTCCAGCGCGCCGCCCCTGTGTCGTTTGAATTTGCCGAAAAGCTGGCCGGTATTCTGCCAGACGGGCTTGATCGTGTGTTCTTTGCCGGATCGGGTTCCGAGGCGGTTGATACCGCAATGAAGATGTGTCTGGCCTATCACCGTGCGACCGGCAATGCCCAGCGCACCCGTTTTGTATCGCGGGCATGGGGCTATCACGGGGTGAACCTTGGCGGTACGTCGCTTGCGGGGATGGTCAATAACCGTCGTGATTTTTCCGGGATTACCTGTGATGTCGTGCATATGCGCCACACATGGACCGAAGAACAAAAATTCACCCGCGGTCAGCCGGAAACCGATGCCGATCTGGCCAACGATCTTGAAGAAATCTGCAAGACCTATGGCGGCGATACCATTGCAGCGGTCTTTGTCGAACCGATTGCCGGATCGATTGGCACCATCGTACCCCCCAAAGGGTATCTCGAAAAGCTTCGCGCGATTTGCGACAAATACGGCATCCTGCTGGTATTTGACGAAGTGATTACCGGTTTTGGCCGAACAGGTTCTGCTTTCGCCTCCCAGGCATTCGCAGTCAAGCCGGACCTGATCACCATGGCCAAGGCACTGACCAACGGCGCTATTCCCATGAGTGCGGTTGCCACCAGTGCCGAAATTCAGTCGGCTGTCTTCGAGGCTGCTGGCGATGCGGACCGCCCGGAATTCTTCCATGGCTATACCTATTCTGCCCATCCGGTGGCCTGTGCCGCCGGGATCGCAGCACTTGATATCTATGCCAAGGACAAACTGTTCGAACGTGCCAACGAATTGTCTTCGCACTTCCTTGATGGCGTGTTTGGCCTTCGCAACCTGCCCCATGTCAGCGATCTTCGCGGCTATGGCATGATGTCGGGTATCCAGCTGACACCGGGTGATGCGCCGGGTGCAAAGGGCAGTTGGGCACAGCGCGCACTGTTTGACGAAGGCCTGCATGTCAAGGCAACGGGCGATGCGATCATTTTCGCGCCCGCATTCGTCAGCACAGAACAAGACATCGACGATATGGTTGCCATCCTTCAGAAGGTACTTGGCGCACCAATGTAA
- a CDS encoding substrate-binding domain-containing protein → MTKFTSGPKLNRRTLLKGSLAAGSALAMPAIISRKALASSGEINILMWSDYLPETFLKSFTDATGIKVNYTGIGSNEEIINKMKASKGRGFDIVSPTNNRALQWKALELLQPFDMSKVAIEAVNPAMAKIGSTDWAFEAGSTYWLPHIWGTEGMAWRTDMFQPEGMFPSYGDVWSEANAGKTMGRAHSMMLGAGLYMETTGELAPGSVWKAYTSEEEMRPVWEKITEWCIARKGNIKLIWNDADTQKNGLLNEGVIVGQTWDGPPLALKTAGEPVMYRAPKEGALAWVDGLALPTGAENIEQAYEFIKYAYMPELAGEAIDHHGYNSPVLGADKFAGEAYAKNFADAYPGEALANLNPWPSEPQWYADMRTEYVNRFESA, encoded by the coding sequence ATGACCAAGTTCACTTCCGGCCCGAAACTTAACCGGCGCACACTTCTTAAAGGTTCGCTTGCCGCCGGTTCGGCACTTGCAATGCCTGCAATTATCAGCAGAAAAGCACTCGCATCCTCTGGCGAAATCAACATTCTGATGTGGTCCGATTATCTGCCAGAGACGTTCCTCAAATCGTTTACCGATGCAACGGGCATCAAGGTGAATTACACCGGCATCGGCTCGAACGAGGAAATCATCAACAAGATGAAGGCTTCCAAAGGTCGCGGCTTTGACATCGTATCGCCGACCAACAACCGTGCCCTTCAGTGGAAGGCACTGGAACTGCTTCAGCCGTTTGACATGTCCAAAGTCGCCATCGAGGCGGTGAACCCGGCAATGGCCAAGATCGGCAGCACCGATTGGGCGTTTGAGGCTGGCTCCACCTATTGGTTGCCGCATATCTGGGGCACCGAAGGCATGGCGTGGCGTACCGATATGTTCCAGCCAGAAGGCATGTTCCCGTCCTATGGCGATGTCTGGTCCGAAGCCAATGCCGGCAAAACCATGGGCCGTGCGCATTCCATGATGCTGGGTGCCGGTCTTTACATGGAAACCACGGGTGAACTGGCCCCGGGTTCGGTCTGGAAAGCATACACCTCCGAAGAAGAAATGCGCCCGGTTTGGGAAAAGATCACCGAATGGTGCATCGCGCGTAAAGGCAACATCAAACTGATCTGGAACGATGCCGATACCCAGAAGAACGGTCTTCTGAACGAGGGCGTCATTGTTGGTCAGACCTGGGATGGCCCGCCGCTTGCGCTTAAAACGGCTGGCGAACCGGTCATGTATCGTGCGCCGAAAGAAGGTGCGCTGGCATGGGTCGATGGCCTTGCCCTGCCGACCGGTGCCGAAAACATCGAACAGGCTTATGAGTTTATCAAATATGCCTACATGCCGGAACTGGCAGGTGAGGCAATTGACCATCACGGTTACAACTCCCCGGTTCTGGGTGCCGACAAGTTCGCAGGCGAAGCCTATGCCAAGAACTTTGCCGATGCCTATCCGGGCGAAGCATTGGCCAACCTCAACCCGTGGCCGTCCGAACCGCAGTGGTATGCCGACATGCGTACCGAATATGTGAACCGCTTCGAAAGCGCCTGA
- a CDS encoding sigma-54-dependent transcriptional regulator has product MRSTVLGASDGAAPPAGNDASHGGPGPEFGPWLEKASILIVDDEPGMRNFLVRTLGPRAKRVEEAADCEEATALLDQHHFDVVILDNIMPGKSGVEWLTEQREIGFFSDAILMTAYADLDTAIKALRAGAVDFVLKPFRSNQILNAVARCLDRMRLRRENHVLRHELRATSDHVLLRDKLIGYSPQIQEIRETIARVAPLPTSILISGESGTGKEVTARSLHALSDRAEKPFVPINCAAIPSEMIEAELFGHVKGAFTGAQSARDGLFMHAQGGTLFLDEVGELSLATQSKLLRAIESRRVRPVGSEREAPVDLRFIFATNADLEAEVDAGRFRADLFYRINVMHIEMPPLSARGDDVLELAELFMTKLSKQLGVRAVPMDAAVRAGLTRYDWPGNVRELRNLIERTLILGKFPAEFRDELADQGSPVDRDETLDEMERRHILAMLHKTNGNRNEAARRLGVSRKTIDRKCASWEQE; this is encoded by the coding sequence ATGAGATCGACCGTTCTGGGCGCGTCAGATGGGGCAGCGCCGCCTGCCGGCAATGACGCAAGCCATGGCGGGCCGGGGCCTGAATTTGGTCCGTGGCTTGAAAAGGCATCCATCCTGATCGTCGATGACGAGCCGGGCATGCGCAATTTCCTTGTCCGTACACTGGGGCCACGTGCCAAACGCGTCGAAGAGGCCGCCGACTGCGAAGAAGCCACAGCCCTTCTTGATCAGCACCATTTTGATGTCGTCATCCTTGATAACATCATGCCCGGTAAAAGCGGGGTGGAATGGCTGACCGAACAGCGCGAAATCGGCTTTTTCTCTGACGCCATCCTGATGACGGCCTATGCCGATCTTGATACCGCGATCAAGGCGCTGCGTGCCGGTGCGGTCGACTTCGTCCTGAAACCATTTCGCTCCAACCAGATTTTGAACGCGGTGGCGCGCTGTCTGGATCGGATGCGGTTGCGCCGTGAAAACCATGTGCTGCGCCATGAACTACGCGCAACGTCTGATCATGTGTTGCTGCGCGACAAGCTGATAGGCTATTCGCCGCAAATTCAGGAAATCCGTGAAACCATTGCCCGCGTGGCACCTCTTCCGACATCCATTCTGATTTCAGGGGAAAGTGGCACGGGCAAGGAAGTCACCGCACGTTCGTTGCATGCGCTTTCTGATCGCGCCGAAAAGCCGTTTGTTCCGATCAACTGTGCCGCCATTCCGTCTGAAATGATCGAGGCGGAATTATTTGGTCACGTAAAAGGGGCCTTTACCGGCGCACAATCTGCCCGCGATGGGCTTTTCATGCATGCGCAGGGCGGAACCCTGTTTCTGGACGAAGTCGGTGAGTTGTCGCTGGCGACCCAAAGCAAGCTTTTGCGCGCGATTGAAAGCCGCCGTGTTCGCCCGGTGGGCTCAGAACGCGAAGCACCTGTTGATTTGCGCTTTATCTTTGCCACCAATGCCGATCTTGAGGCCGAAGTCGACGCCGGTCGGTTCCGCGCGGATCTGTTTTATCGCATCAATGTCATGCATATCGAAATGCCCCCACTTTCGGCCCGTGGGGATGATGTCCTTGAACTGGCTGAACTGTTTATGACCAAACTGTCCAAGCAGCTTGGCGTGCGCGCCGTGCCAATGGATGCAGCTGTGCGCGCCGGACTGACACGCTATGACTGGCCGGGCAATGTGCGCGAATTGCGTAACCTGATTGAACGGACACTTATTCTTGGCAAGTTCCCGGCGGAATTCCGCGATGAACTTGCCGATCAGGGATCGCCAGTTGACCGTGATGAAACGCTTGATGAGATGGAACGTCGTCACATTCTGGCGATGTTGCACAAGACCAATGGCAATCGCAACGAAGCCGCCAGACGGTTGGGGGTATCGCGCAAGACCATTGATCGCAAATGCGCAAGCTGGGAACAGGAATGA
- a CDS encoding PLP-dependent aminotransferase family protein has product MLDIRLEDPAIAGQTLQQQLHQGLVDAILEGRLPSHEPLPSTRDLASALKVSRNTVVLVYQRLLDDGYLTAVWRRGHFVNEQYIRQQLRLSVDTRTASLFTKERDPDLWRRHLQFRPTEARNIVKPANWRDFPYPFIYGQVSPDKTTISRWRDSMRLAGSLAHSQSWVGDQVDMDDPQLLEQIITRILPHRGLRAHPEQLLITIGAQNALFLVGQLLAGRGRTVGVEDPGYVDARNIFASTGADICPLPIDSEGLANSPVLSNCDMVYTTPSHQCPTSVTMSLDRRLQLVERARKDDFILVEDDYEHELNYLGHQRAALKSYDNSGHIIYIGSLTKLMFPGLRIGYILADSELIKELRALRRLNYRHPSAQDQRAMALFIGEGHLDSHLRRTRDRLSEKWQLMQNEISRQLPELNVTPTTGGSAVWVKLPDNIDAWAVHREAAKRGVLVEPGDVHYCDPDRAPRDRLRLGFAVIERDQIAPGITQLRNAIMAVIAENRKGTAAQ; this is encoded by the coding sequence ATGCTCGACATTCGACTTGAGGATCCGGCAATTGCCGGTCAGACCCTTCAGCAACAGCTGCATCAGGGCCTTGTCGATGCGATTCTTGAAGGTCGGTTGCCGTCGCATGAGCCCTTGCCATCGACCCGCGATCTGGCGTCCGCCCTTAAGGTATCGCGCAATACGGTGGTGCTGGTTTATCAGCGCCTGCTCGATGATGGATATCTGACCGCCGTCTGGCGGCGGGGGCATTTCGTCAATGAGCAATATATCCGCCAACAACTGCGCCTGAGTGTGGATACGCGGACCGCCTCGCTGTTTACCAAGGAACGCGATCCCGATTTGTGGCGACGCCATTTGCAGTTCCGCCCGACCGAGGCGCGCAATATCGTCAAACCGGCCAACTGGCGCGATTTTCCCTATCCGTTCATTTACGGGCAAGTTTCACCCGACAAAACCACCATTTCGCGCTGGCGCGATTCCATGCGGCTGGCCGGGTCGCTTGCCCATTCGCAAAGCTGGGTCGGTGATCAGGTTGATATGGATGACCCGCAACTTCTTGAGCAGATCATCACCCGCATTCTGCCCCATCGTGGTTTGCGCGCCCATCCGGAACAGTTGCTGATTACCATTGGCGCGCAGAACGCGCTGTTTCTGGTCGGGCAGCTTCTGGCAGGGCGGGGCAGGACAGTTGGCGTCGAAGATCCCGGCTATGTGGATGCGCGCAATATCTTTGCCTCCACCGGGGCCGATATTTGTCCGCTTCCGATTGATAGCGAAGGTCTTGCCAACTCACCGGTGCTGTCGAATTGCGATATGGTCTATACCACGCCGTCGCATCAGTGCCCGACAAGTGTCACCATGTCGCTGGATCGCCGTTTGCAGCTGGTTGAACGGGCGCGCAAGGATGACTTCATACTGGTTGAGGATGATTACGAGCACGAGCTCAACTATCTCGGTCATCAGCGCGCGGCGCTAAAAAGTTACGATAATTCCGGTCACATCATCTATATCGGCAGTCTGACCAAACTGATGTTCCCCGGCCTTCGGATTGGTTACATCCTTGCTGACAGTGAACTGATCAAGGAATTACGTGCGCTGCGTCGCCTGAATTACCGCCACCCATCCGCGCAGGATCAGCGGGCCATGGCGTTGTTCATTGGCGAAGGTCATCTGGACTCACACCTGCGCCGGACGCGTGATCGCCTGTCGGAAAAGTGGCAATTGATGCAAAACGAAATTTCCCGGCAATTACCCGAATTGAATGTCACCCCGACCACGGGCGGGTCGGCAGTTTGGGTTAAGCTGCCCGACAATATCGATGCATGGGCCGTCCACCGCGAAGCCGCCAAACGCGGCGTTCTGGTCGAACCGGGCGATGTGCATTATTGCGATCCTGATCGCGCACCGCGTGATCGCCTCAGGCTGGGGTTTGCGGTGATTGAACGTGATCAGATCGCGCCCGGCATTACTCAATTGCGTAATGCCATCATGGCGGTGATAGCCGAAAACAGGAAAGGGACCGCCGCACAATAA
- a CDS encoding ABC transporter ATP-binding protein produces the protein MTKEISLEHVWVEFGEFTAVHKANLNIAGGEFFSFLGPSGCGKTTLLRCISGFQEPTRGKVKIGGQDMRGVGPNKRPTALIFQNLALFPLRSVADNIAFPLEVRGVDKKTRRKRADELLELIALPGQGDKKVSELSGGQKQRVAIARALAVEPDILLLDEPLSALDLKLRQHMRTELRAIQKQVGLTFIYITHDQGEALTMSDRIAVMNKGKIEQIGDGKAIYDHPTTSFVASFVGENNVLDGTVLSNDGKTMKIDAGLGTPFTVENHPAGGPALAPGDACHLFVRPEALRLSKDDSAINQFETNFVTEEFEGNMRHIVMNASGTDLKLSLINDGTNAIDANAPVKLDFAPEMGIALKPGELASA, from the coding sequence ATGACCAAAGAAATTTCGCTTGAGCATGTCTGGGTAGAGTTCGGCGAATTCACCGCTGTCCATAAAGCAAATCTGAACATCGCGGGTGGCGAGTTCTTTTCATTTCTCGGTCCATCGGGCTGTGGCAAGACAACGCTTTTGCGCTGTATTTCCGGTTTTCAGGAACCGACACGCGGCAAGGTCAAAATCGGTGGTCAGGACATGCGTGGTGTTGGCCCGAACAAACGTCCCACCGCCCTTATTTTCCAAAACCTTGCCCTTTTCCCTTTGCGTTCGGTCGCTGATAACATCGCCTTCCCGCTTGAAGTGCGCGGTGTCGACAAGAAAACCCGGCGCAAACGTGCCGATGAGTTGCTTGAACTGATTGCCCTGCCCGGTCAGGGCGACAAGAAAGTCAGCGAACTTTCCGGTGGTCAGAAACAGCGTGTGGCAATTGCCCGCGCCCTTGCGGTTGAACCTGACATTCTTCTTCTTGATGAACCGTTATCGGCCCTTGATCTTAAACTGCGTCAACACATGCGCACCGAATTGCGCGCCATTCAAAAGCAGGTCGGTCTGACCTTTATCTACATAACCCACGATCAGGGTGAGGCCCTGACCATGTCAGACCGCATTGCGGTGATGAACAAGGGCAAGATCGAGCAAATCGGCGATGGCAAGGCGATCTATGATCACCCGACGACAAGCTTTGTCGCGTCATTTGTCGGTGAAAACAATGTGCTTGATGGCACGGTTTTGTCCAATGACGGCAAGACAATGAAAATCGATGCCGGTCTTGGCACCCCCTTTACGGTCGAAAACCATCCGGCGGGCGGCCCGGCGTTGGCGCCCGGGGATGCGTGTCATCTGTTCGTGCGCCCGGAAGCGCTTCGGCTTTCGAAAGACGATAGTGCGATTAATCAGTTCGAAACCAACTTCGTCACCGAAGAGTTCGAAGGCAATATGCGCCATATCGTGATGAATGCGAGTGGCACGGACCTGAAGCTTTCGCTGATCAATGATGGCACAAACGCGATTGATGCCAATGCCCCGGTCAAACTCGATTTCGCACCGGAAATGGGCATTGCGCTCAAACCGGGCGAATTGGCCAGCGCGTAA
- a CDS encoding TSUP family transporter: MELILSGMVVAVAALFRGVTGFGFALLAALGLSSLLAPATATPIILIIDIVLTGLILRDFDRAKVDWRACSILLSFGLFGAVLGPYVAFALDDQTIRIATNLAIAVAALVAMLHHPPKWMGHFVIGALLACSVGILMSGFAVGGPLVAAWLLAGGTQDVRVRNTLAIYFGAVDVLGFITRAAAGMLPDNFIALVLPLLVIAMIAYFPGEMIYRRMSATTWRRVCAISLVLIAIIGFAQTIALGL; this comes from the coding sequence ATGGAACTGATCTTGTCTGGCATGGTCGTCGCGGTTGCCGCCCTGTTTCGTGGCGTCACTGGATTTGGCTTTGCACTGCTGGCGGCCCTTGGTCTGTCAAGCTTGCTGGCCCCGGCAACGGCAACGCCGATCATCCTGATCATTGATATTGTCCTGACCGGCTTGATCCTGCGCGATTTTGATCGGGCCAAGGTCGACTGGCGGGCCTGTTCGATCCTGCTGAGTTTTGGCCTTTTCGGGGCGGTGCTTGGCCCTTATGTCGCCTTCGCGCTGGATGATCAGACCATCCGGATTGCCACCAATCTTGCGATTGCGGTGGCGGCATTGGTTGCCATGTTGCACCATCCGCCAAAATGGATGGGACATTTTGTCATCGGGGCATTGCTGGCCTGTTCGGTCGGTATCCTTATGTCGGGCTTTGCCGTTGGCGGACCGTTGGTTGCCGCCTGGCTTTTGGCCGGTGGCACGCAGGATGTCCGCGTGCGTAATACGCTTGCTATCTATTTCGGTGCGGTCGATGTGCTGGGATTTATTACCCGGGCGGCCGCGGGCATGTTGCCTGATAATTTTATCGCACTTGTCTTGCCGTTGCTGGTGATTGCCATGATCGCCTATTTCCCCGGCGAGATGATCTATCGCCGGATGTCGGCAACCACTTGGCGCCGCGTTTGTGCCATCAGCCTCGTTCTTATTGCCATTATCGGTTTCGCTCAGACCATCGCACTTGGTCTGTAA
- a CDS encoding ABC transporter permease, protein MRDLFYDLVRRNGMAVSIYLMLAVTLWVFILIILPQLTMLDYSFRFNLPPAKIGGPEDVYTLEQYRYFFQGSGASDGINTLDIGILFKTLLAAVFVTVFDLIICYPVAFVLAKSSTGAKARLLVLALIVPYWINEILRAFAFRILFGATGVINETGMGLGLWDTPIDFIRQDVALYAGLAYAYILLMIFPLYNAIESLDRNQIEAARDMGANWWQVHAKVVIPYAKPGIASGMTMVFMLTSGALAAPQILGGPSNLWFTQLVYQWFNSGGNWPRGSAYAMVLLIVCIALVLLVMRLFKVSIGEIKQ, encoded by the coding sequence ATGCGTGATCTTTTTTACGACCTCGTCAGACGCAACGGGATGGCGGTCTCGATCTATCTGATGCTTGCGGTCACTCTTTGGGTGTTTATTCTGATCATCCTGCCGCAACTGACCATGCTGGATTACTCGTTCCGATTTAACCTGCCACCGGCCAAGATTGGCGGCCCCGAAGACGTTTATACCCTTGAGCAATATCGATATTTCTTCCAGGGGAGCGGGGCATCGGACGGGATAAACACCCTTGACATCGGCATCCTGTTCAAAACGCTGCTTGCGGCTGTGTTTGTCACAGTGTTCGATTTGATCATCTGTTACCCGGTGGCCTTTGTGCTGGCGAAATCATCGACCGGGGCCAAGGCGCGCTTGCTGGTACTGGCCCTGATTGTGCCTTACTGGATCAACGAAATTCTGCGTGCCTTTGCGTTTCGTATTCTGTTTGGCGCCACTGGTGTGATCAATGAAACTGGCATGGGGCTTGGTCTTTGGGATACGCCAATTGACTTTATCCGTCAGGATGTCGCGCTCTATGCCGGGTTGGCTTATGCCTACATCCTTTTGATGATCTTCCCGCTTTATAACGCGATTGAAAGCCTTGATCGCAATCAGATCGAAGCCGCGCGTGACATGGGCGCCAACTGGTGGCAGGTCCATGCCAAGGTTGTCATTCCCTATGCCAAGCCGGGCATTGCATCGGGCATGACCATGGTTTTCATGCTTACATCCGGCGCGCTTGCCGCACCCCAAATCTTAGGGGGCCCATCAAACCTGTGGTTCACGCAGTTGGTCTATCAATGGTTTAACTCCGGCGGCAACTGGCCGCGCGGGTCGGCCTATGCGATGGTTCTGCTGATCGTCTGTATCGCGCTTGTCCTGCTGGTGATGCGCCTGTTCAAGGTATCGATCGGGGAGATCAAACAATGA